The following are encoded in a window of Castanea sativa cultivar Marrone di Chiusa Pesio chromosome 9, ASM4071231v1 genomic DNA:
- the LOC142610391 gene encoding TOM1-like protein 6 — MASSSSSATVAVEKATSDLLMSPDWTMNIDICDSVNSHQWQAKDVVKAVKKRLQNRNAQVQLLSLTLLETMVKNCGDYVHFQIAEKKILEEMIKIVRKKADMQVRDKILGLLDSWQEAFGGPGGKYPQYYYTYEELRRSGVEFPKRSLDAAPIFTPPVTHPTLRNTQAGYGMPSNSSRRLDETMATEIESLSLSSMDSMWNVMELLSDMLQAVNPSDREAVKDEIIVDLVNRCRSNQKKLMQMLTTTGDEELLGRGLELNDILQGLLAKHDAIASGSPLPALLTNSSPQPTEVSASSPKPSEVVSSSPRDSSPTSNTTQPVLAVTKAQKIYEEEEEEDEFAQLARRHSKTQPKPFQSKGTSSPEGPSSTSSISSASTSVPSNALALPDPPAPVRTTKEQDMIDLLSITLSTTYASPHTPQTPPASNPNMHQVPVSPNAQGYSYATQTDPRNQGQVTNNSYVVPWAQPQPQPQPQPQSQFQPQSFQQVQHQQPHQLQPQIFQQAQCQPQPQLQPQSLQQVQPRPQLQSQSFQQVQPRPQLQSQNFQQVQPQPQPLLQPQNFQQVQPQPQPQMQPQYPQYSSGYPPPPWAPNPGYSNQNHLSSTNMLSNPRANTAAAYTPTQGTRPSLQHYNSFPVRGSNGSAMNGDPRVSPGPRNPPPAAAPKPFIPSYRLFEDLNVFGNVTSGSTSSSLSGASGQSMVGGRK, encoded by the exons atggccTCGTCTTCGTCATCGGCAACAGTGGCAGTGGAAAAAGCGACGAGCGATCTTCTGATGAGTCCTGATTGGACTATGAACATCGATATATGCGATTCCGTCAACTCACATCAATG GCAAGCAAAAGATGTTGTGAAAGCTGTGAAGAAAAGATTGCAGAATAGGAACGCCCAAGTTCAGCTGCTCTCTTTGACg CTCTTGGAGACGATGGTGAAGAACTGTGGTGATTATGTCCATTTTCAAATTGCTGAGAAGAAAATACTAGAGGAGATGATCAAAATTGTCAGGAAGAAG GCAGATATGCAGGTGAGAGACAAAATCTTGGGATTGCTGGACTCTTGGCAAGAAGCCTTTGGGGGGCCAGGAGGAAAATATCCTCAGTACTACTACACATATGAGGAACTAAGG CGATCCGGAGTAGAATTTCCCAAGCGTTCTTTAGATGCAGCTCCTATATTTACACCACCTGTAACACATCCAACCCTGAGAAACACTCAAGCAGGATATGGAATGCCTAGCAATTCTTCAAGAAGGCTTGATGAAACAATGGCAACAGAAATAGAAAGTTTGAG TTTGTCAAGTATGGATTCTATGTGGAATGTTATGGAGCTTTTAAGTGACATGCTGCAAGCTGTGAACCCCAGTGACCGTGAG GCTGTAAAAGATGAAATTATAGTTGATCTTGTCAACCGTTGTCGTTCCAACCAGAAAAAGTTGATGCAGATGCTTACCACGACTGG GGACGAGGAACTTCTTGGCCGGGGTCTtgaattaaatgacattttacaaGGTTTGCTTGCAAAACATGATGCTATAGCTTCTGGATCCCCCCTGCCAGCTTTACTTACAAATTCCAGTCCCCAACCAACTGAAGTAAGTGCCTCCAGTCCTAAACCAAGTGAAGTAGTAAGCTCTAGTCCAAGAGACTCTAGCCCAACATCTAATACTACACAACCAGTTCTTGCTGTTACAAAGGCCCAGAAGATTTAcgaagaggaggaagaggaagatgaaTTTGCACAGCTAGCTCGAAG GCATTCAAAAACACAGCCCAAGCCTTTTCAAAGCAAGGGAACCTCTTCCCCTGAAGGTCCATCATCAACTTCATCAATCTCTTCAGCCTCAACCTCTGTCCCGAGTAATGCATTGGCCTTGCCTGATCCACCTGCACCAGTTAGGACTACAAAAGAGCAGGACATGATTGACCTTCTGAGTATCACCTTGTCGACAACATATGCCTCCCCCCATACTCCCCAAACTCCACCTGCCTCTAACCCAAACATGCACCAGGTTCCTGTTTCCCCCAATGCCCAAGGGTATTCCTATGCTACCCAGACTGATCCCAGAAATCAAGGGCAGGTAACCAACAATAGTTATGTTGTTCCTTGGGCCcagccacaaccacaaccacaaccacaaccgcAGTCTCAGTTTCAACCTCAAAGCTTTCAACAAGTTCAACATCAACAACCACATCAGTTACAACCTCAAATCTTTCAACAAGCTCAATGTCAACCACAACCTCAGTTACAACCTCAAAGCTTGCAACAAGTTCAACCTCGACCTCAGTTACAATCTCAGAGCTTTCAACAAGTTCAACCTCGACCTCAGTTACAATCTCAAAACTTTCAACAAGTtcaacctcaacctcaacctCTGTTACAACCTCAAAACTTTCAACAAGTTCAACCTCAACCCCAGCCACAAATGCAACCCCAATATCCTCAATATTCATCTGGCTATCCTCCTCCACCCTGGGCTCCAAACCCTGGCTATTCCAACCAGAATCATTTATCTTCCACTAATATGCTTTCGAATCCACGGGCCAATACTGCTGCAGCATACACACCCACGCAAGGAACAAGACCAAGCTTGCAGCACTATAACTCTTTCCCTGTAAGAGGAAGCAATGGGTCAGCTATGAATGGAGATCCACGGGTGAGTCCAGGACCTAGGAACCCTCCCCCAGCAGCTGCACCAAAGCCCTTTATTCCCTCGTACAGATTGTTTGAAGATCTTAATGTTTTTGGCAATGTCACGAGTGGCAGCACATCATCAAGCCTGTCAGGAGCTTCTGGCCAAAGTATGGTTGGCGGGAGGAAGTGA